In Dyadobacter sp. NIV53, a single window of DNA contains:
- a CDS encoding LytTR family DNA-binding domain-containing protein produces MKAIIVDDEVMAITLLKIKLSKFPDVHVIAEVSNPRQAAAVIQKYLPDVVFLDIEMRLKDGFEVLQDLFEINFQVVFVTAHNEFTIKAIRANAFDYLLKPVDEDDLKITISRLQQKLSQKIQINYTKELVNLVTTLSNGSIGPSRIAIATTEELTYITLSEVIRFSADGAYTEIYQKDRLKVVSSKPLGHYDYVCENPLFFRVNRSHIINLDCVVRYKRGDGGSAILLDGSDISVSKANKATFLLKVLGKPSFESE; encoded by the coding sequence ATGAAAGCAATAATAGTGGATGACGAAGTCATGGCAATTACGCTGCTCAAAATTAAGTTATCAAAGTTCCCGGATGTTCATGTAATTGCCGAAGTAAGTAACCCCCGTCAGGCTGCTGCCGTAATTCAAAAATATCTGCCGGATGTTGTATTCTTAGATATTGAAATGCGGTTAAAGGATGGATTTGAAGTTCTACAAGACCTATTTGAAATTAACTTTCAGGTAGTATTCGTTACTGCGCACAATGAATTTACAATAAAGGCAATTAGAGCAAATGCTTTCGATTATCTACTTAAACCTGTAGATGAAGATGACTTAAAAATTACTATTAGTCGGTTACAACAAAAGCTTTCACAAAAAATCCAAATAAATTATACTAAGGAGTTAGTTAACTTGGTGACTACGTTAAGCAACGGAAGCATCGGGCCAAGCAGGATAGCTATTGCTACGACTGAAGAATTGACATACATAACGTTATCCGAGGTCATAAGGTTCTCCGCAGATGGAGCTTATACAGAGATATATCAAAAAGACAGGCTAAAAGTAGTGTCGTCTAAACCACTAGGCCATTACGATTATGTTTGTGAAAATCCTTTGTTTTTCAGAGTTAACCGGTCTCATATTATCAACTTAGACTGTGTAGTACGCTATAAAAGAGGCGATGGTGGTTCAGCTATACTCCTCGATGGCAGTGATATTAGTGTATCGAAAGCCAATAAAGCAACTTTTCTTTTAAAGGTTCTAGGTAAACCATCGTTTGAATCTGAATAG
- a CDS encoding sensor histidine kinase yields MQLEPSDRGHTYYPAGLLLVIIFACSGIALRFWYALTCTIILLLLFTACMIFKFPLLSEDYRDIIIIHQIDNIGGSILALFPGYSLEVYTRMDFLQRKTIEVEKIKLNNLVRTLENQNIQIEEHLAEIDRVKTNSFESQLAALRLKSLRNQMNPHFLFNCMNSIEAYIAASKPAEAQLLLQKFSKVVRELLENSQFDVIRISKETEALKNYLHLESIRLKRSFTYEIVIDDNILEKYLIPPLVIQPYVENSILHGFKGYLSFDAQILIEFKVNQAAMLCRIEDNGIGIERSYNQNSNQFKRERQSLGMQLTEERIKSFGGSIKIYDLSVFHKSGTRVEILFPLVEST; encoded by the coding sequence TTGCAACTTGAGCCATCCGACCGTGGACATACTTATTACCCGGCTGGCTTACTTCTCGTAATTATTTTCGCCTGTTCAGGAATAGCATTACGTTTTTGGTATGCCCTGACTTGTACAATTATTTTATTGCTATTGTTTACTGCCTGTATGATATTTAAGTTTCCTTTGTTATCTGAAGATTACAGGGACATTATTATTATTCATCAAATTGATAATATTGGGGGCTCCATACTCGCATTGTTTCCGGGTTATTCGCTAGAAGTGTATACCCGCATGGATTTTTTACAGCGTAAAACCATTGAAGTCGAAAAAATCAAGCTTAATAATCTCGTTCGAACATTGGAGAACCAGAACATTCAAATTGAGGAACATTTAGCTGAGATTGATAGAGTAAAAACTAATTCTTTTGAGTCTCAATTAGCAGCACTGCGTTTGAAGTCATTAAGGAATCAGATGAATCCCCATTTCCTTTTCAATTGTATGAATAGCATTGAGGCATACATTGCAGCTAGTAAACCTGCTGAAGCACAGCTTCTCCTTCAAAAATTCTCAAAAGTTGTGCGGGAATTACTTGAGAATTCACAATTTGATGTAATACGCATATCAAAAGAAACAGAGGCACTAAAAAACTATCTGCATCTCGAATCCATAAGACTTAAGCGTAGTTTTACCTATGAAATTGTTATTGACGATAATATTCTTGAAAAATATCTTATCCCACCGCTAGTTATTCAACCTTATGTAGAAAATTCTATTCTACATGGGTTTAAGGGATATTTAAGTTTCGATGCCCAAATATTGATTGAATTCAAAGTGAATCAAGCTGCCATGCTATGTAGAATTGAGGACAATGGCATTGGAATTGAGCGTTCGTATAACCAAAATTCTAATCAATTTAAAAGGGAGAGGCAATCTCTTGGAATGCAATTGACAGAGGAAAGAATTAAATCTTTCGGTGGATCTATTAAAATATACGATTTATCTGTTTTCCACAAATCTGGTACTCGGGTGGAAATACTTTTTCCACTCGTTGAAAGCACTTAA
- a CDS encoding sensor histidine kinase: protein MDILEYSHFNSDARRLRFPLELEEEYLKNYFLLTITAPLKSIIIASLIYLAYFVLDIFAAPIHTDTTLNIRMLVAIPAIIVSAAIYNRKIKTGMYQTLFCLMAIVAGLGIIIIIYNLSPAEIGRTYYPAGLILVIIFACSGIMLRFWYALLATLTLIVVFNIMAFINPLEVPNSSGTVHLIHNFNLIGASFLSLFACYSLEVYSRMDFLQRKTIEAEKHRLDKLVLQLESKNIEIQEQQRRMELIKDQSIKAEMASLRLTALRSQMNPHFLFNCMNTIEAYIVSHKPQEASEFLQKFSKLIRSSLEYSNSDGISLKDELETLKLYLQLEQIRANHGFTFQIKLDESLLRENFIIPPLIIQPYVENAILHGIHFRETSFGRILIHLLINAENLICTVEDNGIGIEQSLRNKSLRMKNKQSLAMAFTKERLIYLAGKVSVTDLSLYGRTGTRVIITIPIKYMASD, encoded by the coding sequence ATGGACATCTTAGAATATAGCCATTTTAATAGCGATGCAAGGCGTCTGCGTTTTCCGTTGGAGCTTGAAGAAGAATATCTTAAAAATTATTTTCTTTTGACAATTACCGCTCCTCTAAAGTCGATTATTATCGCATCTCTAATATATTTAGCTTATTTTGTTTTGGATATTTTTGCTGCTCCGATACACACAGATACAACTCTGAACATTCGTATGTTGGTAGCTATACCAGCAATAATTGTTTCAGCGGCGATTTACAACAGAAAAATCAAAACCGGTATGTATCAAACATTGTTTTGTTTGATGGCTATTGTTGCTGGATTAGGAATTATAATAATTATTTATAACCTGTCACCTGCTGAAATTGGCCGTACATATTATCCAGCAGGATTAATCCTCGTTATTATCTTCGCATGTTCAGGAATTATGCTAAGATTTTGGTATGCCCTTTTGGCCACTCTGACTCTTATTGTAGTTTTTAATATTATGGCGTTTATTAATCCTTTGGAAGTTCCTAATTCATCTGGTACGGTTCATCTGATTCATAATTTTAATTTAATTGGCGCCTCATTTTTAAGCCTTTTCGCTTGCTATTCATTGGAAGTTTATTCTAGGATGGACTTCTTACAACGAAAAACTATTGAAGCAGAAAAACATAGGCTGGATAAACTTGTGCTTCAGTTAGAAAGTAAAAACATAGAAATACAAGAACAACAAAGGCGTATGGAATTAATTAAAGACCAGTCTATTAAAGCTGAAATGGCATCTTTAAGACTTACAGCATTGCGTAGTCAAATGAATCCGCATTTTTTGTTTAATTGCATGAATACCATTGAAGCCTATATTGTTAGCCATAAGCCACAAGAAGCAAGCGAATTTTTGCAAAAATTTTCTAAATTAATACGGAGTTCTCTGGAGTATTCTAACTCAGATGGTATTTCATTAAAGGATGAATTGGAAACCTTGAAATTATATCTTCAACTTGAGCAAATACGAGCTAATCATGGCTTTACATTTCAGATTAAATTAGATGAATCTCTACTTCGTGAAAATTTTATTATCCCACCACTTATTATTCAACCATATGTTGAAAATGCAATCCTACATGGGATTCATTTCAGGGAAACATCCTTTGGAAGGATTTTAATCCATCTACTGATAAATGCAGAAAATTTGATTTGTACCGTTGAAGATAATGGAATTGGCATCGAGCAATCGTTGCGAAACAAATCGTTGCGAATGAAAAATAAACAGTCACTTGCAATGGCATTTACTAAGGAAAGGTTAATATATCTTGCGGGAAAAGTAAGTGTAACAGATTTGTCATTGTATGGTAGGACGGGAACTCGCGTAATAATTACTATTCCTATCAAATACATGGCTTCCGATTAA
- a CDS encoding IS3 family transposase (programmed frameshift): MSGERRVFDKEFKLMSVELSNSRTDLAALAKELDVPPAMLYRWRREFSAKQNGSFPGNGKVILSETEQELARLRKELRDTQLERDILKKAGRHFLQERWQIFGFIKDHRKIFPIEKMCMVFKVSRSRFYTWLSNKLSDTAIENQTLIDKIIVIHGDSKQTYGSPRVTQELYKLGVKVSRPRVARLMKKAKIRSIVKRKFRVTTDSEHTYPVVANKLNRQFKVEKIATAWVSDITYIKTTQGWLYLTIVLDLADRRVIGWALSSTMKAIDTVIPAWKMALKNRSVTCELIFHSDRGIQYACNEFKSLLDKSPLVIRSMSRKGNCWDNAVAESFFKTLKAECVYQNTFINKHQAAIIVFEYIETWYNRKRLHSALGYMSPKEFEELLNMQKIAA; this comes from the exons ATGTCTGGAGAAAGAAGAGTATTTGACAAGGAGTTCAAACTGATGAGCGTTGAACTAAGCAATAGCCGCACAGACCTTGCTGCACTGGCAAAAGAATTGGATGTTCCACCTGCTATGCTATACCGCTGGCGTAGAGAGTTTTCTGCGAAACAAAACGGTAGTTTTCCTGGCAACGGAAAGGTGATTTTAAGTGAAACGGAACAGGAATTGGCCCGGCTAAGGAAAGAACTCCGCGACACACAACTTGAACGAGATATCTTAAAAAAGGCTG GTAGGCATTTTCTCCAGGAGCGATGGCAAATATTCGGGTTCATAAAGGATCACCGGAAAATATTTCCCATTGAGAAAATGTGCATGGTTTTTAAGGTAAGCAGAAGCAGGTTTTATACTTGGCTGAGCAATAAACTATCGGATACAGCTATTGAAAATCAGACCCTTATCGATAAAATAATTGTTATTCATGGGGATAGTAAACAAACGTACGGAAGCCCCAGGGTCACTCAGGAATTGTACAAACTGGGGGTGAAAGTGTCCCGTCCAAGGGTCGCCAGACTGATGAAGAAAGCAAAAATAAGAAGTATTGTCAAGAGAAAATTCCGTGTCACAACAGATTCTGAACATACATATCCGGTTGTAGCAAATAAGCTTAACAGGCAATTTAAAGTAGAAAAAATAGCTACTGCGTGGGTGTCTGACATCACATACATTAAAACGACGCAAGGTTGGCTATATCTCACCATAGTACTGGATTTAGCTGACAGGAGAGTAATTGGATGGGCGCTTAGTTCAACAATGAAAGCTATTGATACTGTGATACCTGCGTGGAAAATGGCTCTGAAAAATAGAAGCGTAACCTGTGAATTAATTTTCCATTCGGATAGGGGAATTCAATACGCCTGCAACGAATTTAAAAGTTTGCTGGACAAAAGCCCACTGGTAATAAGAAGCATGAGCAGAAAAGGAAATTGTTGGGATAATGCGGTTGCTGAAAGTTTTTTTAAGACCTTAAAAGCAGAATGTGTTTACCAAAATACTTTTATTAATAAACACCAGGCAGCAATAATTGTATTTGAATATATTGAAACCTGGTATAATAGAAAGAGGCTTCATTCTGCCCTCGGGTACATGTCACCAAAAGAATTTGAAGAACTTTTAAATATGCAGAAAATTGCGGCTTAA
- a CDS encoding phage tail protein, with product MEKGDFVNNLRKTASFVVVEVNVSSISLAISTNLRAGTIDDQEIRELSLLKLIKQTVPIGTIFAYASDAVPEGFLVCDGSPLKANDYPELYEVLSTIHGNGIDSNSVLTGNFNLPDYRGMFLRGWDPIGINDPDFNTRQSPRSGANEGNRVGSIQNHHVQAHDHLLNLPRHINIGGRYSGGDWSLAWESHDQFLNNPPQRVGENGGKETRPKNAAVNFIIKVL from the coding sequence TTGGAAAAGGGCGACTTTGTTAATAATCTTAGAAAGACTGCTAGTTTTGTAGTTGTTGAAGTGAATGTATCATCCATCAGTCTTGCTATTTCTACCAACTTAAGAGCTGGTACAATAGATGATCAGGAGATTCGTGAACTAAGCTTATTAAAACTCATCAAACAAACGGTGCCCATTGGTACAATCTTTGCTTATGCCAGTGACGCTGTACCTGAAGGCTTCCTAGTCTGTGATGGATCACCGTTAAAAGCGAATGATTACCCGGAATTGTATGAAGTTTTATCTACTATTCATGGTAATGGAATTGATTCAAATAGTGTACTTACTGGAAACTTTAATTTACCGGATTACCGTGGAATGTTTCTTAGAGGTTGGGACCCAATTGGCATCAATGATCCTGATTTTAACACGCGGCAATCACCAAGATCCGGAGCAAATGAAGGAAATCGCGTTGGATCTATCCAGAACCATCATGTACAAGCCCATGATCATTTGCTTAATTTACCCCGGCATATAAACATTGGAGGTCGCTACAGTGGTGGTGACTGGTCACTTGCCTGGGAATCACATGATCAGTTTCTTAACAATCCACCACAAAGAGTTGGAGAGAATGGAGGGAAGGAGACACGCCCAAAAAATGCTGCGGTAAATTTTATTATCAAAGTGCTTTGA